The genomic window CTCTGATTTATAAACAAATGGCTGTTCTAAAGGTTTTGCTGCTAAAAAAAGCAATGGCAATCCAAATAAAAGTGGGTTTGGTACTACTTTTATTATAAATATATTAAATGTTAATGTATATAAATACAAAAACATAAATAGTACAATAGCTACTTTCGACATCATTATAATAAACTGAAAATTAGATTTTTTAAAAAACTAAAGGAGTTGACTTATGGTATTATAAGCATTCTTAATTTTTAAGTCTCTCATCTCGAATAAGAAATATTGTTTAATATATATTCTGAGTAAGATTTTTTTTTGGGATGCTGAACATTTAAAATTTTCAATAAACAGATTAAAATCATTTATCATTTTTCGTTTTCTGACCTTCGGATCGATCATACTCCAAACCCCATTTTGATGTATTCTGTAGCAGCTCATTATTTCAGGCATTACGTAGAGCTTTCTACCGCTAGTTGATGTGATATAAAGTTTTAAAAAATTATCTACTGCCGAAACATTGTCATACCAATGGTTAGCGCCAAAATCTTGAAATTCTTTTGTTGCCCTGAACATTAAAGTGGCAGTACGTGTTTCTTCTTTTCTTCCCATCAATAAATCATGGAATGTATATTCGAATGGAACAGGATTCGTTGCTACGTAACATGTTTCATCCATTTCATCTATTACTCTAGAGTAATGACTGCAGGCAACGAAATTTTGATTGTTTCTTAAAAAATCTACCTGTTTTTGAAGTTTATAAGCATCCGTCCAATAATCATCACCATCGCAAAAAGCAAGATATTTACCTTTTGCATGGTTAAGAACATTTACAAGGTTCTTTGCTGCGCCAGCATTTTTTTCGCCTGATAATATTTTGATTTGATTAGGATGCTTATTTTGATAGGTTTGGATAATTTGCCTGGTGTTGTCTGTAGAAAAGTCTTCACCGATTAATATTTCAATTGGAAAAACTGTTTTTTGCAACAAAAATCCTTCAATAGCTTGCGCTATATATTTTTCATGATTATATGTTATACAACAAACACTTACAATTATCTCGTTATCTAAACTTTCCATATGATTAGATAGGTCTTGTGCCGTTGATAGATTGTTCTATTTGCATAGTAATTAAGGCTCCGTAATTCTCCACATTTTGCTCTTTTCTTTCAGGTACCTGTTTGGCTACTTTGAAGTAGTTTTGAGTCCTTAACATCGTCCTGCAGATTAAATCGATATCTGAATTTGTAAGCTTGTGGTATAGCGGTAAGCAAACTATTCTTTTTACAACCGAGTCGCACACGGGCATAGATACATTATTCACGTATGGCAGTGTTGACAATGAAGGATAAAAGTATCTTCGACAATAGATTTTATTCAACTCTAATTTTGCAAGACAGGCATGCATTAACTCTTCGCTATCGAAAATGATAGGCAAGTATGCAAAGTTGTAGTTACTTTCATTGTTAATTTTTTGAACACCGCATTGTAAATTTGTTAAGCGATTTAGGTAATGTAACGATAATGCCTTCCTTCTTTCCAATATTTCATCTATATATTCTAAATTGCACAAGCCCATAGCAGCGTGAAATTCGCTGTTCTTACCGTTTATTCCTGGATAAGAATAGCTATCTACGCCACTATATCCAAAATTTCTAATCGTTGCCATCTTCTTTAAAAGATCAGCATCTTTGGTAAATACCGCTCCACCTTCTATTGTATGAAACAGCTTGGTTGCATGAAAACTCGTTGTGCTGATGTCGCCGTACTCGAAAACAGATTTGTTTTTGTACTTGGTACCGAAACAATGTGCTGCATCATAAATAACTTTCAAAGAATGCTTATCCGCAATAGCTTGAATAGCATCTATATCACATGGATTTCCATAAACATGTGTGGCTAGAATGGCGGTAGTTCTCGGTGTTATAGCCTCTTCTATTTTATCCGGATTTATATTAAAAGTTTCCGGATCTATGTCGGCATATACTGGGGTACAACCTTGCCATAATATAGCATTTGTTGTAGCTACAAACGAGAATGGTGTGGTAATAATTTCACCCTCTAATTCAAGCGCCTTAATTGCAATTTGCAGCGCAATTGTACCATTTGAAACGTATAATAAATGGTCTAAAGCGAGATAATCTTTCAATTTCAACTCTAGATCATTAACAAGAGGACCATTATTGGTTAGCCACTCTCGATCCCAAATACTATTTACATAGCTTTGGAAATTCTCTTGTTTAGGGAGAAAAGGTTTAGTTACAGGTATCATCTTTTGAAGATTAATTTTTTGAAATCTGTTATTGCATTCATTTTAACTATGTAGCTTACACTCAAATAGAATGTAAAATAAAATGTGCTTATGATTAATATTTCAAATGGAGCTATTAAGTTGAAATGGTTTATTAAAAAAACATCAAGCGCATAGCTAAAGGCACCAACTATAATGGAGAATAAAATGGTTGGTAAAAAATCAAAAACTTGTTCTTTAAGGTGGTAATTAATTAGTTTCCCACTGTAAATAGTATTGATGTAATAGCCGAAAAAATTGAAAAATAATTGAAAATAAAGCAGGCCATAAATGCCAAAAGAAATTACACCTAAAATGCCGAGTACACTAAGCGATTTTTTAATTAACTCCACACGTAAAACGGAGTCGCTACGTCCTTTAACCTTTAATATATTTAAGTTATAAGAATGCAGAGGATAAATAATTCCCGATAAGCATAAAATTTGAAAATACGGAACTGCGGGTAACCATTTTTCTGTTAAAACAAGGCGAAAAAGTGGCTCTGCAATTACACATAGTAGAATCAAAATGGGCGCATTCCAGAAAATAAGTTGTTGTATTAGCCTTTTATTTACTGCCTTTAGTTTATTGTCATCATCCGCAATCTTTGAAAACATTGGATATGTAACCGTATTAACTGTTGATGATATAATGCCAATGGGTAATTGGCTTAATGAGTCTGCCCGAGCATAAAAACCAAGTTGTGTAGTAGAATAAAATTTACCAATAATTAATG from Flavobacterium sp. W4I14 includes these protein-coding regions:
- a CDS encoding glycosyltransferase involved in cell wall biosynthesis (product_source=COG0463; cath_funfam=3.90.550.10; cog=COG0463; pfam=PF00535; superfamily=53448) encodes the protein MESLDNEIIVSVCCITYNHEKYIAQAIEGFLLQKTVFPIEILIGEDFSTDNTRQIIQTYQNKHPNQIKILSGEKNAGAAKNLVNVLNHAKGKYLAFCDGDDYWTDAYKLQKQVDFLRNNQNFVACSHYSRVIDEMDETCYVATNPVPFEYTFHDLLMGRKEETRTATLMFRATKEFQDFGANHWYDNVSAVDNFLKLYITSTSGRKLYVMPEIMSCYRIHQNGVWSMIDPKVRKRKMINDFNLFIENFKCSASQKKILLRIYIKQYFLFEMRDLKIKNAYNTISQLL
- a CDS encoding dTDP-4-amino-4,6-dideoxygalactose transaminase (product_source=COG0399; cath_funfam=3.40.640.10,3.90.1150.10; cog=COG0399; pfam=PF01041; superfamily=53383) → MIPVTKPFLPKQENFQSYVNSIWDREWLTNNGPLVNDLELKLKDYLALDHLLYVSNGTIALQIAIKALELEGEIITTPFSFVATTNAILWQGCTPVYADIDPETFNINPDKIEEAITPRTTAILATHVYGNPCDIDAIQAIADKHSLKVIYDAAHCFGTKYKNKSVFEYGDISTTSFHATKLFHTIEGGAVFTKDADLLKKMATIRNFGYSGVDSYSYPGINGKNSEFHAAMGLCNLEYIDEILERRKALSLHYLNRLTNLQCGVQKINNESNYNFAYLPIIFDSEELMHACLAKLELNKIYCRRYFYPSLSTLPYVNNVSMPVCDSVVKRIVCLPLYHKLTNSDIDLICRTMLRTQNYFKVAKQVPERKEQNVENYGALITMQIEQSINGTRPI
- a CDS encoding O-antigen/teichoic acid export membrane protein (product_source=COG2244; cog=COG2244; pfam=PF13440; transmembrane_helix_parts=Outside_1_14,TMhelix_15_37,Inside_38_76,TMhelix_77_99,Outside_100_113,TMhelix_114_136,Inside_137_148,TMhelix_149_171,Outside_172_213,TMhelix_214_236,Inside_237_290,TMhelix_291_313,Outside_314_322,TMhelix_323_345,Inside_346_364,TMhelix_365_387,Outside_388_413,TMhelix_414_436,Inside_437_442,TMhelix_443_465,Outside_466_480) gives rise to the protein MDLKEKTLSGILWSVGQQFGSKVIGFLITIVLARLLAPSEFGLIAMLSVLVALGNNLSDSGLSSSLIRSAEISATEYSTVFFFNLIGSCVIYLILFIAAPSIASFYDQGILTSIIRVYGLALIINAFFCIQNACLVRNMDFKTQTNIQLPASIGGGILGIVLAKMGYGVWSLVWMNLMTSFLSTILHWIYSDWRPIFVFDYPSFKRHFHFGYKMTLSGLLNTVYQNIYTLIIGKFYSTTQLGFYARADSLSQLPIGIISSTVNTVTYPMFSKIADDDNKLKAVNKRLIQQLIFWNAPILILLCVIAEPLFRLVLTEKWLPAVPYFQILCLSGIIYPLHSYNLNILKVKGRSDSVLRVELIKKSLSVLGILGVISFGIYGLLYFQLFFNFFGYYINTIYSGKLINYHLKEQVFDFLPTILFSIIVGAFSYALDVFLINHFNLIAPFEILIISTFYFTFYLSVSYIVKMNAITDFKKLIFKR